The Ananas comosus cultivar F153 linkage group 22, ASM154086v1, whole genome shotgun sequence genome segment TTGCTGTGTCCCCCAAGACAGGCCAACAAGGAGAAGCTATCACTAATACACCAAGAATGTTTGTCCCGGCAACTCTCACCATTGCTACAATTCCCAGAGATGAAGTTTTTGCAGATCACTTCTCTAGTGTTGCCACATAGACGAGCTTCTCCCTCATTAATTTCCTTAGAATCCTTATTGGTAGCCACAGCGGGGGCCTTTGCATTGCTCCCAAGGTTGCTATCACAGACATCCTCCACAGAACAACCATAGTGATTCAGGGGCACAGCTTGGGGCTTCGCATTGCATTGTTGATTTATCTTGCAGATTCCTTTTGAAGAAGGGACGTTTGGTTTACTGTTGGCATTAGGTTTTATTTCCCCAGAACCACCCTTTCTGGTGGCCACAGTACAGGTCTTCCCATTTACTTCTACATTCCTATCGCAGGCTACCTTCGGAGTAGAAACAGAACGATCCACGGCCACAGCGGGGCACTTCATCATGCAGACTCTTTTCGGGGAGGGGGCAGAGGGTTTAGGGCCTGCACTAGGGTTTCTCCAGACACGGCCCGTACCCTGGTGGCTCTTCTCGACAGGAGGCACCAAATGATCAGGCCCGACAGAGTGCTTCCGCATAGACCCGACATTTGGATGCTGGGGCACTCCGTGAAGGAAAGGGCACGGGTGGCGGGTGCAGCGCCCGGCCTTCCAGTAGAAGCAGACCTTGATGGTGCTGGAACCATTAGTCAACGGTACCGTCCCTCAGGCGCTTTTCTTGAATCCGTAGCGCTTAGCTTCTATAGATCCATCCGAATAATAAAAGAAGACGACCATCAGAATCAGCCGAAACATATGATCCAAAACCCTCATCTTGAGCCTTCTTCCAGGTTGTAGACAGGGCGTACGCGAAGAAGATCATCAAAATCAgacgaaataaaaaaaaaaatcaaaaccctaacGTTCCAACATCCTCTCGGTAAAGACGAAACCCTTGGCTTCAAGCTTCTTCTGGGATGTAGAAAAGGCAGTTACGAAGAAGATCACCAAAACTATAGATCCAAAACCCGAATCTTGCAACTTCGTCTAGGTAGAAACGAAACATAATTCCCAAAACCCTTGGCTTTAACCTTCTTCTGGATGTAGGAAATGCGGATAAGAAGAAGATCACCAAAATCAGACGAAACATCGATCAAAAAACCTAATCTTGCAACTTTCTCTAGGTAGAAACGAAACATAattccaaaaaccctaagtttggaCCTTCTTCTGGGAAATGCGTAGGGcgaagacgaagaagatgatCAAAATGAGATAAAACATAAATCCAAAACCATAGTTTTCCAACATCTCCTTGGATACGAGACAGTGTGGCCCCGATTTGCAAATCCGTAGAAGTTAAAGAGCAAGAATCGATTCCAGAAAAAATTCTAACTCTGCAACTTCGGGGCATTCGAATTTCAAACCCTAAATTTGGCGACTTGTGCGGAGAAGGAGAAAGGCGAAGAAGAACGAGAGATCGCCGCGGGTTCAAACCTGAGCGCTCCGAGGGATTCACCATAGCCATGGTCGCCATGCGAGGAGCTCTCAagcgctttctctctctatcgattagggtgtgtttggatccTTTTAAAACTACCCTGAAAATTTTTGACGTTTGGTGGTTACTcgtaaaaattacaaattcgACGGAAAGGAGACGAGAGCGGAACACGAAAGCATAAAACGCGGCGTTTGGGGGAGTTTcatcacgcggtccacgaggttcactccacctcgtggaccgcgtgagagAGGTCCACGATGGATCTCTGTGTGGTCCTCTCTCCTCTTCTATTATGTGTGTGTACATACATATTGTAATGCAAATACAcataccaaaaattttaaaatttgaatcaaaatttgaatgaaaattttaataccttttaatttaagatacatatttaaattttgagttccTCTGAATTcgataaaaatacaaaaatattcaatgtaaaaaattattcaatataaaaataaattaaaactttgaatttaagatgaaataaaagtttaaaatcaaataaagattaaaaaaataaatctatttttcttattagaaaatatctatcATGTCCTACCTCAAATTTCAATGATTGCTgtcgactatatatataattataattataattatatagttctactattttttaatatacatttaatatttttgtatattatttgaATTCTGACGTACCAATTTGTccgaacttaaaaaaaattaagtatatgttttaaactaaaagtaccGAAAATTctaattcatatttaatttaaaatttattttttatccacTTTACTTAAAATTTcttaattgttaatttaaatttgatatcccaaaaaaaaaaaaatgtaatccACAATTTAAActcagaattttaattttaacttaaaaattttataaattcaaatataaatcttaTAACTAAATTTGTTTGTgcaagaaaaaagagaaataaaaaattttattttcgccAAAAAGTGGGTCTATCAATAGacccaaattcaaaatatgcaatcatatttactaattaatttagatttaaacataaaatttatataaaataaaatctaaatttgtattttaaatttaaatagtcaATGGTAGCATGAgtctatttttcaaataatatattttctaaatttgattagtttccatttatttttagtttgttAATTATGATTATTcatttatgtttaaaatatgTAGGAAATATTCTttttgtagtatccctggtgttttGCAGccgtgagatttcagcatctgaggcttgtcgacacatctggagagtgtcaaaACAAGTTCGAGTCGTTTTGACGTGAAATGGACCCAAAAGGGACTCAGTGTGACGCGAGAGCAGGATTTTagcactgaaatctgcaaattgcatgTTTTCAgcattgcgtaccggtaccacacaggGGCATACCGGTACCCCAACGTATTCTACGAactgctgctctcgggttgcaaaATCTGATGCTGGGTATCGGTACGGCatcggcctggtaccggtactccatggtagtaggtgaggggccttttggtcttttgatGCCTCGTTGTTAtcaccttctcctccaccgCTTATATAGAATAGAGAGGctgagagggagagttttgtttgctatttcttctctctctctaaggtgGAGCCGTACGCATGGTGGAGGCCACGGCTTGAGCTCGGTTCGACGTCGACTTTGCGCCGAGGAGCCGTTTGAGCACGCGAGCGTCGTAGTTGCATCGttaggaggccgggcgagcgcatGGTTCCTTTCTGTCGACTTCTCGCCGGAGTTGGATTAGCTCTTTGAGGTGGGTTGAAATTTACCAAAATCGTCGGTTTTCCTCCTAAGCCGGAGTTGACAGCATGTATTTTTGTTTCGGatatcatgtttagtagctcgattcgTCGATTTGCATTATTcttaaatgaaatctgaattggagctttgaatgctagttttattatatatgttgcacttggatttgacttaagAGAAAACTATAAGTTCTACACtatcattttctgaaaactaacagatttagctttaggagctgtaaTTAGTTTGTATTGCCGCAGTTTGTACGCGGTGGATAtacagaatagtgtagaatgaatttacgctcgtgctaggatgccgaattttttttttacagtagtgtatagactgttccggactgtcgggtgccgtcgcagttgacggtggatccagatttctgtattttatatcagattgtgtcgagggcacgtgagttatagttattagaccagttagacccttctgctttgactatagcctgtaaGAGTCTGATTGAactcggcagagatacgcttgcatactcggttgagtagcgcccacgagtgccactccggagtcgggttttgtgcttttgcgttgttgtcgttGTGTCCTAGTTGGATTCGCTCTCCACTGACCACCCAGTGTGGTGATAGTAGTATAGCTTCGACGGGCGGGACggatgtgttcacagtccctagtgagattaggTAAGAGATTGtatttttctacagatagttagtattagatcgtgatagtatagtggcatatagctgtagaattgtttcagctttctttactatccttgagcatacttctgtagacttagtgggtaagtTGTTGAGGTCGGTAACGGTACCCACTGAAGactactttttgcagtagtttcTTCTTcgactgctgctgttgctgatcctgatcgtggaaaaggagtcgcgagctagattcCTTCCAGTTTTGTTGTTGCTTTAGAGGAGTACNTCATACCCAGTTGTTGACTCCTTTTTGCAGAGTTTTCTTCTTcgactgctgctgttgctgatcctgatcgtggaaaaggagtcgcgagctagattcCTTCCAGTTTTGTTGTTGCtttagaggagtaccagctacaggtagttttgagtttttgggTCATATACATACTAATGTTTAATCCTCGTTGGAGCGAGTGATGTTGTATCGAGAggctatgtatgtatagtaaaccctatatttatttatttatgtttaccGTTttgttagcagctctatactactggttgtaattttgtatgattacaggtataggTACAACTCTCGCTTTgtatacagaaaaattttctttgtatacgaCGGATTTGTCGGTGTGCCcgaaaaaacgagtaatccagGGCGTGATACTTTTGTTCAATCTAAGGTTTTGCCTATCGAtttctatcaatttttatatatagtaaagatatagatatagattaatatatagtataaatatttgaaattaatgtTGAAAATGTTTAGTAAAAAAGAAACggctatatattttaaaaaatattaattcaattatgagtttaaaatatgatataaaaatatttaataaaaagagaaaggtTATACATTAgagaatttaaatatatatttaaaattaaatgttaatttgAGTGTGTTTCAATtatgacataaaaatatttaataaaaaaggaAAGGTTATCTATTAGGTAAGAAGCTAAAataaaggggcaattgcttatatacccccgaaaaattttcgacttgctgatttacctctcttagaaggctaatattgaaaatactgtttctacgttccaacctatttcaaatatattattagagttaaattctgttaatggaCTATTAAAAATAGATGTTATCTatgtgaaattattattttaccctttcaaatatacccttccatcattaccgacttttcttatttgcccttaagttaggagaataaaaaatattttgatttttggttttttctaccatcaccaatattttttatttgcccctAAATTAAGGACgaaagaggtattttgatttaCTCTGGTGAATATTTAACTACcgtttaactcaagttaacttaacgggtagTAATTGtaagaatattttagaataacagAGGAATATATGAgaagtatattagaaagaaaaaaaaatagtgttaaatgagatatttttaaagtttggagGGATTTgcctatatattttattaaatgaaATTACTTAATTTGAATAAAGTCAAACATTGAGGATCTAGGGATGTGAATTCAAACATTGAGAGGATCTAGGGATGTGAATTCAGAAAAGTAATGTTGAGGGGATACATTTTAACCCACCTTCTAGGACTTTCTGTTaaataatctaataaaaattttatttaaaaataatcttttcaaaatttttttgggcTAATGTTCTTGGTCCTTTAAATGAAAAGACAAAGGACCGTCTGTAGCCGgcataataaatttaaataaaatcattttgtttaatttgtggATTATGTGTGGATTGGTAGATTTTTTGTCAAATTGTTAGTATAGATGTTTTAAAAAaggacaaaatttttttaccatATCAACACGTCAAAGAAATGATATACATAATTCACTTTCTAGTTACAATCTTAGTGCGATAAaagatttatcatttttttagggtaaactttaaataccacttctatagtttcacattttttctctttaatatcctgtgatttaaagtgtatcaaattagtgtcttgtggtttcatttttatcttttcatcagcttctccgttaatatttcattaaattacatataaaaaacttcagatatcccacctagatttatcaaatatccactttagtaccatttagttttaactttgtcactgatttaacgaaaaaaatagtaaaatcgataatataaagataaaaataaaactacatgatattaaattgatacactttaaaccataggatattaaagtgagaaaatatgaaaccacatagatggtatttgaaatttttttttttttttacatctcataTTTACGTTATTTACGATCTTCGCATGATATGAGATTTATCATTTTGTCGGCTCTCATATTTACGTTATTTACAATCTTCGTGCAATAAAAGATTTATCATTTTTACCTCTCAGATttactataataaaattatggaaCAACTCCttatatatattcatgaaatattctacatttttttttgtttacaacCCCCCTCCCCTGaaggctaatataaaaaaatattttttaaatattttaaattcatttaaATATACTCATataattaaattctattaatgaaCAATTAGTAACAGTCGTTATAtctgtgaaattattattttgtcctttcatatatatcattttattatcgccaattttttttatttatgcataatttagatataaattttttttttttaactttttgctttttcaaataatatatcattttcttgtcactaacttttcttatttgttattaatttataaacaaaagaaatattttgtctttttaaaattctaatagaAATTTAATCTAGATTTAGCTCGAGATAATTTAACCGTGACTAACAGTTGggatattttgaatattaaaattatatacgagaaatatatttgaaataaaatacataaaaattatataaaatattttagggaaacttcaaataccccctgtggtttcgcacttttttcactttagtattctgtggtttaaagtgtatcaagttagtatcctgtggtttcgcactttctcactttagtaccctgtggtttcaagtgtatcaagttagtactatgtggttttatttttgtattaagttagtacctgtggtttcaattttctctttttattatctatttcggtgtatataatttaacaaaatattgaaCCACAGATTACtagagtgagaaagtgcgaaaccacgggtactaacttgatacacttgaaaccacaaggtattaaagtgagaaagtgcaaaaccacatagtgctaacttgatacactttaaactatagggtactaaagtgagaaactacgaaaccatgtggggtatttgaagtttccctaatattattttatatgcttGGAGGGGCACATAGGTACTTCTCtctgaaaaattttataagattattttcaaaaatagccCTATATTCGTTACCGCTATGGCGCTATTCACGAACCGATAAGAAGGCAGGTCTACGTCAGTGTGAGCGAATATCTCTATCTCTATTTtgtctcttcctctctctctctctctctctctctctgtctctctcctctTCCGCTTACACTATATCCGTCTGCATCTCACCGGCATTCCTTCTCTTCCTGTCCAAAACCATACAAAGAAACAGAACCAGAGAGagtttgtgagagagagagagagagagagagagagagatggggaaaGGTGGCGAAGGATTCGAGGGGAAGGAGCAGAACATGGCAGCCTGGCTGGTCTCGATTAACACCCTCAAGATCCAACCCTTCGATCTTCCTCCCCTCGgtatgtcttcttcttcttcatcactTCTGCCATCTACTCCTCCCTAGCTAGCCCGGATTttgaatatgaaaatattataaattactgtTTTGATTTGGCAGCTCAAAAGCTTTTAGAGTAATCGATTATTTCATAAGATATCTGCGTAGAGGGTTCTGAGTTTAATTCTCATATAAGCttctaattttatattcattctattttttttttttttgtataatttaactCGGTGTTTTCGGTCCATCAAAAAAATGTCGAGCGGAGATGTACCGGAGGTGATGAATATAAAAGATGTGGATAAATGTACAAACAACTGCGGAATTTTAGAGCTTTGATAAATATTCCTCTAGAAACCctctaaattttatcaaatagttaaATAGGTCCCTTTCCGAGCAAAAGTTACTAATTAAATAACCATTTTCGGCAATTTCTTATATGTGATCTTGTAAAGCTTTAAAACACAGGGAACCCTTTCTTTCCTATTTTAACCCTATTCTTGAATTCTGATGTTTTATGTTAATCCATGAGGGGAGAAGAAGGAGGGAGGCGGGGGTTGGTTGCATTTTGAAGCTTTACAAGTAGATCTGTAAGATGTGCATCATCACAACTTTGCAATTAGTAACTTTGTGTTTTGAGAAGAAGAACcaattaaactatttgataaagtttaaggCACGTTCTATACATATTTTCGTAATTGCGTAGGCTTTTAAAAACAAACAGTTATTTCACTTATTCACTGTTCATGATCCTTTCTATCTCATATATACTATACATAATGAATTATctagtttttttaaattgttttttgTTCCGGGTTTTGGTGGCCCTTGTGTTGGTAAGAAGTTGCAGATTCAGTACATGTTGGTGTTCTTGATTTCCTGTGTTAGAAAATAGTCAATCAAGGGTTCTTATGCATCTTGTCTTAAATTATTAACTCTTTTCTGCACAAAATCGAATTTTGTTTAGGCCCTCATGATGTCCGAGTGCGGATGAAAGCTGTGGGCATTTGCGGCAGTGATGTTCACTACCTCAAGGTTCATCTTTCGTCTTTGTACCTTTTTATTctaaaaccctcttttcttAATATCAAATTCATCTCATTTTATTGCGGGCTCAAAGAACACTGAGTTTCATTATGAACATAGAAAGCAATAGATTCTCTTCCTGACTTGACATTTCGTCGCCTTGCGTATGTTGTTTCGTCCCAATCACTCCTTTTGAATGTTTGAAATTAATGGGACTGAAAACCGATAATCTTCGATTTCTATGAAATACAGCATATGAGATGTGCCCATTTTATCGTCAAAGAACCGATGGTTATTGGGCATGAATGCGCTGGAGTGATAGAAGAGGTGGGCAGTGAAGTTAAGTCGCTTGTGGTGGGCGATCGTGTTGCATTAGAGCCGGGAATCAGCTGCTGGAGATGCAAACATTGCAAGGGAGGCCGCTATAATCTATGCACTGACATGAAGTTTTTTGCCACTCCCCCTGTTCATGGTTCTCTCGCTAACCAGGTTTTGTTGAAAGATCTTTCTCTTGTCACGTATCATCCTTCTTATTTGCCAGAATCATATTCAGTGTACCAAATATTACCCATATTTAGTCAAATTTAATCACTAGTGCACCTAGTAGTAGATAAATTTGttttaggcttttttttttttccatatttttgttgttcagagagaaaagaaaaagaggaatttGGAATAAGAAATCCTTATCGTCTTTGAAGTCACTGTATGTTAGGTGTGTCTCAAGTTCTCAGATTTGACCCTCTTCATGTTGCATCCGACAATTTAAAGAGAAAAGCAAAGGGAAAATTCTGTTGGAGGCTTGCGGTGGAAGTATGGAGACGGCTTGGGCAAATGTAGATGGGTTTCTTTGTTTGTTGGGTTTTATACACCCTTTCTTCTGATTCTTTTAATGGCTTTTGAGTGACAGTTATTTTTTGTACTCTCCACTTTTGATTGTAGTGAAATCTCACTGTGTCTTCACCTGTGAACATAGCCTTCAAAGCTGAACCATCTAAATAGATTGTGTTCTCTTCTGAACTTCAATTTCTTGATTCTTTTTGGTGTTTGCATCCAACACACTTTAGGATTAGGACCGGGCTACCATAATAGAATATGGAATTGTTGTGGGAAAAGCTATTTCAAACTCCTACCTGCTTTCGTTCCATTATTAACTGGAGGCTTCACTTTAAGCTTTTCTTTCCATAATACTCATACTTTTACATTGGGATTAATGAAATATATCTGTAACTTTATTTTGACAGAACTAGATTAGGATACATGTGACTCTAGCATCAAAGATATGTCAGCAAGTATGAGTTTAAACTTTTTCTTATGTTTACCTAGGTGGTGCATCCTGCTGATTTGTGCTTTAAGCTTCCTGATAATGTGAGTTTGGAAGAAGGTGCAATGTGCGAGCCCCTTAGTGTTGGAATCCATGCCTGTCGCCGAGCGGAGATTGGTCCAGAGAAGAATGTCCTTATCATGGGAGCTGGGCCGATAGGCTTAGTCACAATGCTAGCAGCTCGTGCATTTGGTGCTCCAAGAATCATTATTGTCGATGTAGATGAATATCGTCTTTCAGTTGCAAAATCTCTTGGTGCAGATGATGTTGTTAAAGTCTCTACCAGCATGCAGGTTCCACTacctattttttcttattttattgcAGCCCCATTAATTATGGCATTTTCGCCGGCATGATTTTCTGTTTCAACATGTTCTTTCGGTTGTTTAGTTAaactttttagttaaattgCAAGGCAACTATAATTAGCTGTTTTTTCCActgttatatttaaaatattaaattcattGCTCGTCCCTTGTCTTGCTCTCTGTTTCATTTGTTTACACCTTTATTGTAGAAAATCACATTTCTATAACCTGTTTTCTCCATGTTGTACTTCATTTTCATAAATCGAGTTACATTTGAAGAATGTCAAATGGGTTCAtgaatttctagaaaatagaCCATGAACGAAGTGTGCGAATTGCCTTAGAGATGTTATAGCTAAGTTAAAAGGAGCGAGCTGAGCATCAAATAATAAGGTTTGAAAGTAAGAGTAATTAATGGTTGTAAGACTTCCATTGCTCAAACAATTGataattaactcttttttttaatcttgaGAAAATATGTGATATGTTCTTGTTAACCCAgaagtagggctggcaaacgagcgagccggctcgcgttcgactcgtgttcggctcgatattcggctcgctcgagctcgactcgaaattaaatgagccaagCTTGAACAacataaaaggctcgaaattcatttcaagccgagcttgagtattactctgctcgttcgaattaggctcgaaaagctcgaaaaaaaaaatatatatatatatataggccggggctactatactcttatgagtatagacccccttgtactcataaatttttaaccgtNatatatatatacatatatatatacatacatatatatatatatacatacatatatatatatatacatacatatatatatatacatacatatatatacatatacatatatatacatatacatatatatacatatacatatacatatatatatatatatatatacatatacatatacatacatatacatatacatatacatatataggccggggctactatactcttataagtatagacccccttatactcataaatttttaaccgttgattgatgggatgtggttaggatgatggtggtccccacttagaatgatagtggtcccctagagttgagtgggtagttggttaaatagtatgatctaacggatgaaaatgattaatggaataaatttaagggtcgaaaacttatgagtataaaggagccaatactcataaaagtatagtagctgaactctatatatatatatatataatatttataaatataatgtattttaattatatataggctttaatttaatttcggccactattgttggcccataaaataaacccaacaagtacaaacgtacaattgagcccaactctaaatttacataacactttcactgttgcacataaccctaaaacatgataacattcaaattttcaaattcctactttttttcctctctctctctctctctttctctctctttcttagaCCCTCATCGAGTCAggaagtcaccctagctcacattttttataattattttgtattttgaattattggacatgttgcatcaaattgtagataatgttctataaaaattaaactattgattatataatgtcgagaatttcaatcggctcgtttagagctcgagctcagctcgactcgaaattaggctcgctcgagctcggctcgaattaatttcaagctgagcttgagcctagatttaggctcgaaNtaaaaattaaactattgattatataatgtcgagaatttcaatcggctcgtttagagctcgagctcagctcgactcgaaattaggctcgctcgagctcggctcgaattaatttcaagccgagcttgagcctagatttaggctcgaaattaatttcaagccaaatttgagctgacataagctcgctcgagctcggctcgtttccacccctacccaGAAGGTCAATCTGTTATCAGTCTTTCCAGAGTGGAATCATGATATTAACACCTATTTACACATACCTCCTGAAGATGAGACCCAGTACGCACCTAGCAGCgacaaataatttgaaata includes the following:
- the LOC109727418 gene encoding sorbitol dehydrogenase, which gives rise to MGKGGEGFEGKEQNMAAWLVSINTLKIQPFDLPPLGPHDVRVRMKAVGICGSDVHYLKHMRCAHFIVKEPMVIGHECAGVIEEVGSEVKSLVVGDRVALEPGISCWRCKHCKGGRYNLCTDMKFFATPPVHGSLANQVVHPADLCFKLPDNVSLEEGAMCEPLSVGIHACRRAEIGPEKNVLIMGAGPIGLVTMLAARAFGAPRIIIVDVDEYRLSVAKSLGADDVVKVSTSMQDVDEDVVRIQEVMGAEVDVSFDCAGLSKTMSTALSATRAGGKVCLIGMGHNEMTVPLTSAAAREVDIVGIFRYKDTWPLCLEFLRSGKIDVKPLITHRFGFSQKEVEEAFEVSARGSDAIKVMFNL